One genomic region from Colletotrichum lupini chromosome 7, complete sequence encodes:
- a CDS encoding serine/threonine protein kinase-20, translated as MYEEHLPPSLSRGINSPFSAADAYAILRDMSSALTYLSSRQVPVIHNDIKPANIAYSPQRGAVLLDFGLAMYSREKHSTGGTPWYVPPDLITEGTRGAPGDIWALGVTMLYVVGKISLPEKARKSWLIRDLKSRDNVALRHMMDWLGFVSRAREGLSRNDEIEGLVYRMLEPKSKLRIQAGQSAVEFRQTP; from the coding sequence ATGTACGAAGAGCACCTTCCCCCGTCACTTAGCCGCGGCATCAACTCTCCCTTTTCGGCTGCGGACGCCTACGCGATTCTCCGTGATATGTCGTCCGCCTTGACATATCTGTCGTCTCGACAGGTCCCGGTGATCCATAACGACATCAAACCAGCCAACATCGCCTACTCTCCCCAACGAGGCGCTGTCCTACTTGATTTCGGTTTGGCTATGTACAGCCGAGAAAAGCATTCAACAGGTGGCACGCCGTGGTATGTTCCTCCAGACCTTATCACCGAAGGGACGCGTGGCGCACCAGGCGACATATGGGCTTTAGGCGTCACGATGCTCTACGTGGTGGGAAAGATCAGCCTTCCTGAAAAGGCAAGAAAGAGCTGGCTAATCAGGGATCTGAAATCCCGAGATAACGTAGCCCTGAGGCACATGATGGATTGGCTTGGCTTTGTCTCTCGCGCTAGGGAAGGTTTGAGTCGTAATGATGAGATTGAAGGCCTCGTCTATCGGATGTTAGAGCCTAAAAGCAAGCTTCGAATCCAAGCTGGGCAGAGTGCTGTCGAGTTCCGCCAGACACCTTGA